TCCTGATAGGCGTTCCAGGCGCGGATACCGTCCTGGCGAAATGCTTCGCGTTTTTCCTCGCGCTCGACGTATTGGGCAATCGCCTCGCGCATCATCCAATGCGGGGATCTGTCCCGCGCTTCGGCAAGAACTTTCACGCGGCTGTGGACGTCTTCGTCCAGTTTAACGGCAATGGGCGTTGGCATGGCTTTTCCTCCATAGGTATCACCTTATAATACCCATAGAGTAAAACCATTACCAGAGCTTATCTGGGCAGGTATTACACGCCGCGTTCAGCCATGCGCTTCAGCTCGTCAGAAATCTTCAACTCTAGGGCAGCCCTGCGACCTCTGGCCATAAGGTCAGCCTCGTCTGCAAAATCCAGAATAAACCCCGCGAGATGCCTCATCTCCATCAGGTCTTCTTCTGCAAATGGCAGTGGCTGTCCTTGGTTTTTGGCATCGTTCATTCGCTTGGCGATCTGGGTCACGTTGTTGCCGACCTTGTTCAGCGCCCCCTTCATGGACAGCAGCGCCTCGGCCAGCTCTGCATCGGGCATAGCCATGCCGTTGGTATTCCGGATCACGTTGCGCAGCGCTTCGCTGCGGTTACGGATGCCCGCCTCTTTCAGCTTGGCATCGAACTGGGCAAGGTCCGCAGGTGAGACACGACACACGATCACTTCGGTCCTGCTGCCCCTCTCGATCTGAATGTCCCGCATGAGCTGCGCACAGCGATAAACCGTGCGCACAGTGACGCCGTATTCGCGGGCAAGCATCTGCGGGCGGACGCCCTCTCTGACTTTCTTGGCGATGGATTGGCGGGTTGTGTGATCAAGTTTACGGGTCATTTGTCACAAATGTCATACGTTGCTATTTCCTGCCACCCTCACACAAGCCAAAACACCTCTTTTTTGCTGGCCGTGTAAAAATCGCCTCATCGGAGAACGGCAAAGACCGTGATGGCCTCTGGTGTCCTAGGTGCAGATGTGAAGGGGTGTTGCAGTTGCAGGATATGCGCAATGTTAACCAAAATTGCATTTTGGCCTCCGCGCGGTGTTTTTTGGTTCGCCCAGAACAGCACGTTTCAGGCAATCAGGGCTTCCGCTGCTGGGTCCATCTTGAAGCGCAGAAACACACTCCCACCCCCGACTTGTGACTTTCGGTATTCCTCGGAGATTGCTTGGTGCCAATTTTAGGGCCGTAGAAGCGCATCTCTGTCCGAAGGCTTAATTACTAACGCCAACCTTCCATAGCTCTCTACGACGCGCTCTAGCGGCTCCTGTGACGCTTTCAGAGCCACTTCCTGCCCTTCCCCTGTTCTCTGTTGCCAGACGGGCTGTTTTGGGCCTTTGCATATTCTAAGAAATTCCACCGCCTGACCACTTGCAGCGGCGGAGCCGCAGGGGGCGAAGTTGGGGAAAACCGTTCAACAAGCGCCAAAACCAATCCAAATTTTTATCCAAAAGGAACGCAGTTCCCTTATTTCTATAGGTTTCTTATTTCAGGGGCTTGTAACCTTATGAAAATAAACATGGAATCAGATTAGGAAACACTTTTCGGGACCTTAAACACACCTTTCGGGACTCTTAAACACACCTTTCGGGACTTCTAACACTTATTGACCACTAAGAAAGTGTTAGTTAGAGGTTTGGTATGGGATATGCAGTGAACAGCGCAGAGACAAGCAGCCATGACCCCGCCCAACTGACTAAGGCGGGCGAGCTGGCCGATGGCCAATACAGCGAGCGGGCTTTACGCAACCCGCCGAGTTTGCAGGCGCTCAAGTTGCAAGATGTGCTGATGAAGAACGCGGGCGGCAAGATCGCCGATGATAAGTGGCACGAGCTGCCGCTGGCCACCTTCAAACAGGTGAAGGGATTTCGTAATCTGACCCATGAAGACGTGGTGCGGCTCTTTGAGGAGCTGCGCAGCGTGACCATGCGCCATGTGAACAATGCAGAGGGACACACCGCCATTTATGGCCTGATCGCCGTGGGCCGTGTGGACATGGACGAGGGCAACGGCAAGTTGCGCTACAAGTTCGATGATGAGTTTCGCAAAATCGTCGAGCAATCGAATCTCTACGCCATTCTGGACTATCGCGCCGGCCTCGCCATGTCCTCGCGCTACGCCCATCGTCTGCATGAGATGATCTCATTCCGCGCAGCTCGTGAAAGACAAATGGAACGCTTCACGGTCGAAGAGCTTCGCG
This genomic stretch from Sulfitobacter guttiformis harbors:
- a CDS encoding CopG family ribbon-helix-helix protein, which encodes MPTPIAVKLDEDVHSRVKVLAEARDRSPHWMMREAIAQYVEREEKREAFRQDGIRAWNAYQETGLHVTHAEADAWLAQLAAGDDQEPPECHN
- a CDS encoding mobilization protein; translated protein: MTRKLDHTTRQSIAKKVREGVRPQMLAREYGVTVRTVYRCAQLMRDIQIERGSRTEVIVCRVSPADLAQFDAKLKEAGIRNRSEALRNVIRNTNGMAMPDAELAEALLSMKGALNKVGNNVTQIAKRMNDAKNQGQPLPFAEEDLMEMRHLAGFILDFADEADLMARGRRAALELKISDELKRMAERGV
- a CDS encoding replication initiation protein, whose protein sequence is MGYAVNSAETSSHDPAQLTKAGELADGQYSERALRNPPSLQALKLQDVLMKNAGGKIADDKWHELPLATFKQVKGFRNLTHEDVVRLFEELRSVTMRHVNNAEGHTAIYGLIAVGRVDMDEGNGKLRYKFDDEFRKIVEQSNLYAILDYRAGLAMSSRYAHRLHEMISFRAARERQMERFTVEELRARLGVQTGRLATWTAFKQKALDAAIDEVNQSSRFRVSYRITKRERRKTAEVELAWEVKEALEDAKKEQEAHSVARKGRRAEAKVRLSFPETGSVKYTDPWEQLARDNSNWDHGKIADAFRSFCSQKGIKLGAKNIETVFVNFCKSQKRV